The nucleotide window CTGTGTGTCAAAATTGAcctgggcatttctatacaatccggctcACAAATTATATGCCACGTGATGCCATGATGATGGACGTCCATTTATACTTGTACTCAAAGAGCattatgtaaagtttaataatgtatcgaaagtaATTAGTTATATGAATAATCTGttagatgattttgaaactatcCGATAATCACCAATACTAGATGTCTGTATAATAAAAGtaccaaaaaataattaaatgattaCACAATGCAGGTCCGACTCAATGGGTAACGTCGTTGGTACATCGAGCTGACCATACGAGTTCGATACCCGGCTTGAGcaaagaaaattttatataattttttaaatattttattttattttaaattgtagaatggagtttttgttgttgtttgtttttaaagttatttttaaaatttttttcttgtttttaactttgtatgTGGCTTTGTGTTAAAACTGTGGAGTGACTAAATCgttctatttttctttctgtttcttcttaTGCAGGACTTGTATTCGTCCAATTCGGATTCTGCAGTTTCATCACTATATCCGAAGGTCGCTGGTCCATCGCCGTGCGCCGAAGATTTTATTGATTCTCTTATTAGCTTTGGTCTCATTGTATGCAATTCACTCCCAGTTGCAGCAGACTGAGATTATCCATGTCTTACACCCTGGATTCCCGTTGATAGTTTATTCAGAAGATAGTTATCCGAGTGTTTTGGAACATGACGTGATTGGTAAGATCCCTTACCAGATGCAACAGGATGTCGCTTTGAGGTAAGTAGCCTTATACAGTATTTCTATCATTTTAACTAGACTTATTCAGTAGGCCCCATTTCTATCGATTCACAATTGTAACTGTTCTAAACGGGGTTGGgctcatctagggtatgatgtatTTGCCAGGGCTTCCCCTCCTGATCAGTGTAAACCGAAGCAAGGAGTAATACTATGTATATGGCTTACTAAACATCGACTAAATAACATTCAACTGAACAACAATTGTTCAACATGAACACGATAAGTTAACTTACATGAGTTAACAACAAGAGTGTATGTTTAAcaattgaatgaatgaatgaatattaTGACAAGAATGATGAATAAGTATTCACAAGGTAAACACAAGCTGAACATATTATTCAAATGAGATATATCACACCTTAAGTTCGGTGACACACTTTGATAAAAGCCTCGCACGGACTATACCAAAACAAATCAGGCTGACTATaacagagtcccaagcctgcgtccctaaacaagaaaatacgcATTCCTTGAGACCGCCAttacaatattatattaataacgATTTCAAAACTAGCACGCGAAGAATGACgcaaaataaactaacttacccaacACTGGGGAAGAAAACACTAAATACTTTAACTTACCCAACACTGGGGAAGAAAACACTAAATACTTTAACTTACCCAACAGTGGGGAAGAAAACACTAAATACTTTAACTTACCCAACAGTGGGGAAGAAAACACCAAAGAGAACTCCAACCAAAGATCCGCCATCAGCACAACCACACAGAGGCAAAGAGGCAATGACTTCAACAAAGCGGGACCTTAGGAACTAGAGCGCAAAAGTTATTAAGGTGCATAAAAGAAAACACCCAGCAGGAAGCAACTCTAGATGCGCTCAACACCACTAAGACATTTTGGAATATCAATAAACTTAGGCGAGATGGAAGCTCTTTTTTCaattatatgtaggcctactattattcaTAGATTGTTAGACATAAATCTTTGGAAGCAATAAGTTTTGTATCTGTATGTCATAGTCGGAAGAAAATCTCCCCtcgcctcagcgtggcacctccgtggaaacgtccaCCCGGGAAAGCGGAAAGGCTAAGAACGAGAGCAAACAAggcctccagtgggctaccacagTTCTGCTCTATCGAGTGTACTTACACGTGGAAAGGATGTGAGAAAGGCTTACTAACCAGTCCGCAACCCATTGCACCGTTCCCCAGCGGGGTCCATACGGGTGGTGATAACTCTCCCACGGGGGCAATCGCAGATTATAGGAATATGGGTCAAAAGGTTCATTAAAGGGATGCGTTATAATAAATTTCTGATTTTAGTCCTATCTTTCTGTTACGCTTGTCAAATGAATAGtacaaaaggaaacaaaattcaagCACTAAACAGAACAGTGGAATTAACAAACATAGGCTACCATTTGTAATAGTCACATTCACACATAAGTACCTACTAATTTTGATGGACACTTGTACTGGATGGCCAAAAGctattcaaaaaaaaacaagattacaaagacagtttgtgtggaaacacaaactcaaaatcggcccccgaagtggtccacccaggcaggcttcaatattttcagaaagaacatccaaatgaaattatatcaaagacaaatgagagataagaatggagaaagaaggttgacagatcttatgtagtgccccaacggtacagcagatcaaaggataggtgcaagtgaatgcaaagttagatgtgaacctggcctaactagttcccctttcagaccttgtggtctatagggcagatgatgtaaagttcatctgtttttgtggcatacggttaacgagggtgtcatgtagccagcacaacgaccaaccgcctttacttttccccaactaatatcaggtacccattggagctgggtggactcagaggcacctaaGGATTCTGAAGTTGtggcgctttactgctcagctaccgcgcctctcctggcctaactgaagtcttataatagatgtaattgttttgaaaaggatcaatctcttattcgaatgctcaaaaaaaaaggaatatttccgcaataaaaaaattgttcacgaaaatgacgtttacaagattactattctttttaatttaggtctaacttataatgcatactaattagctttttctctttaaaaaactgcttgcataactgattttaaaaattagattttttcgctttcagaaaaaaaaagtagccgttgcatcagaactttgaatggtctaaaatattgtgatgtcggattttcaatatcttttctagtttacgagatctaaacgggacggacggacagacatttcgcacaaaactaatagcgtcttttcccctttcgggggccgctaaaaaacacgAAAATTTAAACTGTTATTATTTACTATATTTGTAACTATTGTTTGTTTATTCTTACTATATAACCAGAATGAATCGTCTCTTGCAAGACGATAGAATTCAGGCGAATTACTAGCTCTTGATAGCTTGTTCTTGCATAGGGGCAAACTTTGCCAAAAGTTCTTGAATGAGAATGAAGCCAAGTTGAAGGTTTTTGAGGTGGCATGCTTAGACGTAATGGTCCTAGATGAATCTTTGAAGGAGATATAAAAGAGGTGGGAAGGGAAGCTCATTTGGTGAGGAGTAGGAGCTTggaattattttgttagaaagtttgatctagaaataaaaagttggTTAGTTTAATTgatcatcattattattgtaTCCTGTATCTACTTTGTACATGAGCTGTAGGTTTTAAGTTCGAgtttaaaagaattaaactcaagaaaattaTATCTACTCTGTGTCACTTCGTTGTTTCTTAAAGTAGTTTGAACTAgaatataaaaagtaaaaataataataataaaaatcgtGGCATTGATAATGAGATTtctgaatttatttatttttttccaaaaggAGAAATTAgcttttcaatagcttttctagtttttctatCTAAATGTGACAAACCGACAGATAAAAGTAATTGCAGATTTTAATCTTACTGGGGtcgctaaaaaataaatacagatTATTTGAGACTTTGGTTGGGGGAAAAGTTgtaaagaatcttttttttaagacatcagGGTCTATAAAACACTTGTTAAAGAGTCCTTTCTTATTTGTCTGACTCTACAGAgtctatagaagaaaaacaagCTAAAAATAAGATTACAAATAGATCACAAAGATTACAAACCCCGGCTGACGATACATAACAAATATTCTGAATGAAgtctaaggaaaaaaaactgtttttttaaatacgagaAAGCTGACGAGggttattaaacatttttgcAGGCGTTCTTGTagcttttcatttaataaaatcattCCAAATGACGTCAAAGGAGAAAGGTCCACTACATCACAcggcctaataataataatggaatgtcttcgattccgaaaattatggttcagtgcagtgtttcacatgaatacgcaaacccagttgcgacctacttATTTTcccgcatctcgtgcagactAAGCCGTTgttcacacggcctagttagactaaatatgtCTTTTTCAACACAAGAGAGTTGATGAGGGTTACTAAATATTGGTTCAtataacatttcatttaaagaattcattccgtATGACGTCAAAGGGGCAAAAACTTTCCACTACTTCACACGGCctatttagactaaaaaatatctatatcaaCACCAGATAGTTGACGAGGGTTACTAGACATTGATGCACCGAACTCTTATAGCATTTCAATGAATTAAATCATTCCGaatgacgtcaaagggaaaaaaaaaacttctaaaaCTGAAAGGAAAAGGCGTAAATGTATTTCAGGTGAGAATACTGAAAAGCAGGAAGCACAGTATCAAATGACACATACACAGTAGAACACATCGTTCGgtctgcctacaaaaatcagtgtctttCAAGCAGtagttctctcaacccttctgtatggaTCTTAGACGTGGGTAAtatatagaaagcaactaagacttctacCAAATATGTTAGCGCTTCCTCATGGACATAGGATGTGTTACAGCTCCTctattatatatctatttataattcgGTAGAAACTACCATAGGTTTCGATTATtctaggtgtccctgggttcagctgtagttacgaataaaacaattaacactcgataaaacacagaaactttaCTAATCTTTAGGCATATAGTCTATATCACACGCTGGACTCTCTCTGATAactaacacacttccggtcatttgcgcaattgtaaaaatagattatacatatatacacattcatccgtgataCGATGGTATGACTGCActactacttcttcttcttcttctagccagctttattgctgctgagctgtgagctcttttgcagaatgtgccaaggaaaaaaaagtgtgctgttttcttcagttgttcagcactgccgtacagggtgttggttatgttgggctgtagtggaagtagggtatgcctaaggtggattagggaggggcattcaaagaggatatggtttacggtttcataagggtgggcgcagtgtctgcaaaggggggttgtgtggagtttattttgttcagatggtaaatTAATAGAGGTATGTGTCCTgctcttagttggaaaattgtagattgttctttgcgggggaggaagttaatactgtccagtttgttaggcatagtcatttctttgtacatggctctgcctgtgtttcctgatgcccattggttaagccactcctctttgtgattgttgacctTTGGGTGAGGTAGTttacaggtctatctggttgttccatagatgaacctgcctttgatagcttatctgccttttcatttcccatgatgccaatatgtccagggatccactgtagtgtgatattgatatttaattttgatatcatctgatgaaTTATCACAATCAGTGTTGTCAAcgctcttgggctgtttgaggtgctgctgttaagtgcttgcagagtggattgggagtctgtaaaggcAACAATATCTGGTGGtgattgcactccttcatataatttgttttccactgtctgtagtgctatggtaattgcctcaatttcggcttggaagttttaGCAGTAATCGCCATTgggtgcacttatttcaaagtgtttacttttagggaagaccaggaaggcaccaagaccagcattgatggtggctttgaaggctgatccgtcggtatatatatatggatagctgtttttttgatagctttcagTTGTTTCGAGCGTGgatttgttaaggtgttatctagtaaatgtgttttaatggttgGTTGGTTGTAGTTTAGTCCTGGCGctatgtttgaaaatctggtaattttttctctgttattgggtaggtgttgtttttagggctagttcgccagtaagttggatcagggTTCTTTGCTTTAagaccttaagacagttatacactggatacgtCAGATCTGAGACACAATCCAAAACCTATCCTTGCgtctaattagtggaggtatgagaactactcccacagcagcctgtgaaatagactccaatattaaACCTCTTAAGTttaggcgcaacagagcagcattagaagctattgagagatacagaaggttggaagACGATCATCCTACTAaactactaacacagagaaataggaaaaacaaccaaaaaaagcaaagactgcactacaaataccgatgttcttgcgaatgctGGTATGGACGGTATAGTGTAAACTTTGTAAAGTTTGATAGCTACACTGGGCATGACGCGTATCCCGGGGattatgccaaaggcagtcttttttgttgAACGGAAATgtggtcggcgtaacagagatgcccctcCCCCCggaacgctttaaagaccagcgccaacttgctttaactgacataaaaGATAGCACCTGGCACTTCCGAATGAGACAGTTAGAGATTTCCTACAATGAGAATATGTCCAGTAGAGTcactttttcttcaaaacgaaTTATGTAGGAGAGTATAAATGGGAGAATTACTCCCTTCCACCCAGTTTTAAAACACtaaggttttttttatttttatcgtTTGTTAATCGTATGCATAAAGGagttagaaatatttttcttctttttttgtttggtgtactGTATCTGGAAAGGTTTGGAGGATGTTTATACCAATAACTTTAATATTTTGTTCCATGCTTTAAGACTTACTTTTTTATAGCGTGATTCTTAAAGTACCTGCCTTATAATCCATTTTAGAATTTATTATATatgttaatttattgttttaaaaaattacatatgGTAAGAGGCTCATAAAGGAAACATGTCTTTAAAATTAGGACACTCCTTAACTTTGCAGCCTTTGTTATAGTTATagcttaaaatagatttttttttccttcttaagGTTCAAACATCAACCAAAACCTAAAAGTCATTTCAACCTTCTAAGTACTGACAGGGAACCTAGTTGTCAGGCATTAATTAAAGGAGATCCTGAGGAGATTAACTATGCTTTACAGGTAAGTACTGTTGAACACAATGGCATATTTAGGGACCACAAGGAAAATATATTATCGTTGATCCTCAGAGTGTTTAAAGGGGAGATGAGCTAAAAGTTTGTAAGGAAAAGAGACAATAATTactaacaaatattaaaaatctatATTGGGTAGCAGTGTCCACTTCCAAAATGTAAGAagaatgcttttttaaaaaatttgtaagAATGGCATGTAGTAATAAGCAGTTTTGCTTGTTCAAGACATTAGAATTATATAGAAAGACATTAGAATTATATAGAGTGACAATAGAATCATATATATTTGATgcaattatgaaaaattgcttTATTCTTCATTGCTTAATGagctttatatttataaagGTAAAATGACAATGCTATTAAGTAATACCACTATAAATCAACTCAAGAACATTTTGCCAGATTTTTCTCTTTGATAATGCCAGCACAATTAGATTGGCAATAAACCAACAAAGGTTTATAAAATCTATCATTGAAATTGAAAGATCATATCTACTCACTCCCTAATGCTGCGGATGAAAGAACGGCCTGAAACCCGCTAATTTATACTatgcataaacatttttttaaactgcccATTGTATATCACTCGTTCACGTAAACACACTCTACACATAATTTACTTGCAATGGAATGACACATCCCTAAACCTCTGGCCCTTGAATTCCAGAAACgtttaaagataaaaacacTTCAAGTTAGTTTGACCtgaaccattttttaaaatgatttttcatTGAAACAGCCAGCATTTCAATTCTATTTTTAGCACTCTGAAAAGTCATCCTCCCCAAACAGACATTGTTGTGCTTTAAATTCAAGTAATTAAGAATGACGTGATTTTGGTTAGCTTGACTCGAAATCCTTTTTATATCACTCTTTGGATCATCAGTTGCAGACCTAAATGGAAAATGTTGAAACATCATTCGGCCCTCATTTGAATTGTCCGTGCCCTCGCACTACACATATTTTTGCCCCTATTTTTGCCCGTAAAATGTATAGGTCCCGATGGATAAAACCTTTAAGTTTCACTCCTCATCTGGAACCATTTGAAAATGACATCACTATTTAATCCACTCTTTAcacatgaccttttttttttatttcgtcagTCATAGTTGTAGACTTCACTTCATTCAGCCTTTATATAGAGACGCACCTTATTGCAGTGTCGTAGCTGGGGGGAGGGGtgcaaatttgaaaatccctccTGGCGCCCACTTGAGGGGggaccccaaatgagtgtcctaattttttactttaaatattatgCCACTGCCATGTAATATATCTATTCACGTTGTTACAGATGTTAAGTGACcctgttgcatgtattccacacatattaactctttctgtgCAGGGTTACTCTCAGATAGCTACTTCCATAGCACTGACTAGTATGGTGCTACTCTTAAGGAGTAACTTGGTCCATTGGGtttgtttcattatcattatggtTGTTGTTTCTCACCAAGTACAAGTATCTCTTATATTTCATTACTTGGATGTCGAGAatttcgaaataaaaaagacaCTCTTTTGCTACTTTGAAATTGTGAAGCTAGATGCACAGCATTACTTTTGTTTTCGtggcaaaattttaaaaaatgtgaaaagaaactttttctatgtttgacatagatttaAATCCAATCCAGTAGTACAGTACTACCCAAATTAAAACCCACAGGCCGcaggtcatatccggctagtataaatataaatataattatagcctaacatagttttaaaatgtttatatttgaaaGAGACAGAGCAACCATTGATTACAttgtttatataaattatttcagTATATGGACCAGACGAAAGATAAACCTGCCAGTATTGACCTATCTGTTTATATTCACGCTCCAGAAGACTGTCAAAATTTCATTAAGTCCAGAGGCTATATCACTCATGCATTACCAGAAGAGACAGATTTTCCAATAGCTTACAGGTAGTCTCTGTTTAGTTAAGAGATGTTTGATTTTGTATCTCGTTCACTGCTCTTGCTCATGCAATTACTAAGTTATCAATtcaatcaaataatttttatagatctgttgtaaataatatattataatctaTGCAGCATCATGATGTACAGAGATGCTGACCAGGCAGAGAGACTGCTTAGAGCAATATATCGCCCCTCAAACTACTACTGTATCCATGTTGATGCCAAAGCTGATTCAAGTGTACAAAAAGCCATGTTGGGAGTAACTAAATGTCTTCCACATGTATTTCTAGCATCCAAGCAAAACATTGTAGATTGGGCACAGTTTAAGTAAGCAACTTTCTTCTCCAAATCTCATGTGTAATGAGGATACAATAACTGTAGATCATTCTTTGTTTGTATTGCAATATAAGACTTGTTTGTCTATGTTAAACTTAGACATTCAAGTTACACATAGTCTTGTATCTCATAGCAGAAATTACTCTAtctattcaaaattaataaatcttttttttttgcaaaagtaATAAGTAGTATttacagaaaaacaaaatcaaatacaGCATATACAAGATATCTGTTTTTTAATCACTTATTACTAATCAGTTATCCTtagagaaaaacataaaaatgtagTTAATTGTTTATCATAgtgttatgtttaaaaaaaaaaaaacaacacttttcttgtaaaaaaaaaaagaaacaattgctCATGATCAATTAGCCTATATTTCTTACAatctttctaataaaaaaaaaaaaaaagaaatgcactAGAAGCTTTTATATTAGAGTGTCTATAAAAGAAAATAGCTGCCATAgcaacaacattttttaaacttttttccTGGATTATTAATATTGAAgcataaataagaaaaatttgTTTGTGGATTTTTCCAAGCTTTAATGTATATAAGCATTATAACTTAAGTTTAGAGAAAATCATTAACAAATAATCTCATTAAACTATACCTACTAACAGAGCTGTACTTGTGATAGATTAATACATTACCCTGGACTATTTGACTATAATGCcattataattaataatcaaataaaaagcactgatcaataaaaaaaaatgtgtttaaagtgttactctggaataaatgcaaCCTAAGTAATTTTCAACAATCAATatcaaattaaagaaactaatgcaaaTACGTGGGATGTGTGACAGAAACCTTTTGGCTCACTATCAGTGGGTTCTATAAAGTTATCCAAGTGTTTAAAGGCAACTCCCAGATAAATCTGCAAAAGAGATGGACTAAGCATGCTTGTAGGAGTTTaagcataaaaaaatacaaaagttaaaaaaaaaaattggcagaAATAGTGCATTCCATTCCTCAGTAGACAgttgcagagtgaatacattcACAATGCTATGTctacaacaacaataaaaatgtatagtcacacattatttcaattgtgtCTTAGAGAAACTTGTTAAAATGTTCCTAATAAATGATCTTTATAAAAGATTTGCTTACCAGATGGATAAAGAGGTAGATGATGCCAtcctatatatttttaaaacacttaTACAAGATGGTTCTTCATTGATTTCTCTTCAGTtttcaataaatacaaattctTATTGTTATCAATACAATGAAGAATATTCCTTTTTATGGACTACTGAATTGTTTACACAAAGAATGGTAAGGGTAAACAGGGTAACATCTAATGTACTAAGAAGCTGTAGTATCCCAAGTATGGTACATTTTATACACTAATGATTATCAATGGGATAGTTGATGTGGCCCtccttgccctgctctcagggTGCTCAGAAATGATTATTTTAAAGAGGAAAATTTTTTGTAAAACATGACTATAGATATGTtttctccagctacagaaacatttTCCTTCTTTACTTTATCAAAGTctagtattatttctttttttctcctttttattttacattttatataaaaaaaaattaacattacggtatttttcaatgtttttttttattaatttgttgatTTCACATATTCAAAAACAATCTTAAGAAACGTTTAATGTTTTAAAGCATATatctctctgtatgtctgtcagGTACAATCTTTGTACATGTTTTTTATCCCACAccctcagatcaagttgaaactttacacaatttttgttgtacctaacaaaacaaaaattattttaaaaagtaacaatttagttaattaattattggtaattaataaattattttgttttgtatcaaacaagggaaataaatgttatatattGAGTGATTCAGCTGTTTATGTAGAGTCATTCccattatttcattttgaacacatttttcTCCCACATTCCATTCttgggtcaagttgaaatttggtataattattcatagtcaatgacaTGAATCACTCAAAATATTAACCATCTAGtcaatcaattagtggtaataaatgttttttttttatatagaaaatggaGCTTATtcatgcagtattgagatataccAGAAatttttccccttagataagctttgtttaaataaCGAAATTATGTTTTCCTTGTTTAATTATGTATTAATATAATGTTTTATGAAATTATTTACAAGTATATTTTAAGGCAATAACATTTAACAGTTTGAACATTTTAATTTCTTCTGTCAGTTCTCTAGAACCCTGGATTTACTGTATGAAGGACTTATGGCGATATtcttggaaatattttataaatttgacTGGTCAAGAGTTTCCTCTGAAAACCAATTTACAAATTGTCAAAATACTGAAAGCTCTCAATGGTTCTAATGTAGTAGACACTACAACCTATGGGTATGTAGaaagaaaattgtttttaatacaTAAATTTGTTTAGATATCTCTTTCAGCATTtcaaaaagtgttgttttttttagcatttagtgatattaatataaatatctaaCAACTTTAACAATATATGATATAGACATTGCTACTACTTCACCGAACTTAAACATTTAATCTTGGTACTAAAAATGGGGAGCATTAACtatttttggttttctaaaagcaaaccttCTTGTTTTTAATCTGTTTCTATTTATATACACTACATACCACAGAGTCAACTGTCAGAGATTATCATCACAGTGAAGCACGATTATCTGATTATCCATTACACTTGACTACTGGTTCTGCTTAGCCAATCTAATTATGTGACTTGGTGTTGTGATTGTGCTACATTTATTCTTTTTGGatttattaatttgttcaaagtttcttttcttgtgtttgttttgtacTTTATTCATTCTGAGTATGGTATTGCAGATCTTATTTGAGAATAAGAAGAAATAGAGATCTGTTCAGTCAACCTTAAATGTAATGCAATCCATATGTATCTTTGTTGTTAGATAACAACTATGTAGCTGTCTGTGTTATTAGAATTTCTTAAAGCTGTAGCTTCCTAAATGGCTGTAATTACTGCTGTTTGTGGTGGgagcattttattttattgttgtaAAATATGTAAGGTAACAAATTTCTTTGCTGACTGGATGGATGACTACAATAAATGTATTGTAAATTATTGGGTGAGctcatgttttttaaatgtatgtatgtatgtatataatggataatggaagatgctctcgatAGCTATGGCGaaactgttagcattggaggaagaagaatcacAAACTTGctgcttcgcagatgacattgatgacCTAGCAGgaacagaagaagaactagctgacctggtgatgcgcattgacaagacttctgcagcatatggcatgcaaataaatgccaaaaaaaaaaaattatgaccaatagccaacagggctttaaaagaggcatccgtattggaggtgaaaagctgactagtgttaacagcttcaaatacctcggagctattgtctcagataaaggaacaaaacccgaactacTGGCCGGAATatcacagtccacagcagccctttcaaaactgaaaataatttggAAAGCTTAGTCCTcgccctgggaaggtactgggctttatccgggaagtggggctatctatgaagatctgatttatgaatttgtgaacatgcactatttacattagatttttaccaaatatttaaatttttactacctttactattttaactgtgaatagaccttgattttaatgatatgactatatagaatctggcccttgttgtttagagagagagagtagtccttaagggactgcaggcacgacatggcctaaattgtgccgatgtgcctcaaatatAAAATCAGCAATCAAGCTTAgtcctcggcaccaaaatccgactgatgcgctccctggtcatggccacatttttatatgcttgcgagtcttggacgctgactg belongs to Biomphalaria glabrata chromosome 12, xgBioGlab47.1, whole genome shotgun sequence and includes:
- the LOC106061498 gene encoding beta-1,3-galactosyl-O-glycosyl-glycoprotein beta-1,6-N-acetylglucosaminyltransferase-like isoform X1; this translates as MVSQLFRLRSPLRSLCVNTVLVVGWIIVVMTTLMRSYRTCIRPIRILQFHHYIRRSLVHRRAPKILLILLLALVSLYAIHSQLQQTEIIHVLHPGFPLIVYSEDSYPSVLEHDVIGKIPYQMQQDVALRFKHQPKPKSHFNLLSTDREPSCQALIKGDPEEINYALQYMDQTKDKPASIDLSVYIHAPEDCQNFIKSRGYITHALPEETDFPIAYSIMMYRDADQAERLLRAIYRPSNYYCIHVDAKADSSVQKAMLGVTKCLPHVFLASKQNIVDWAQFNSLEPWIYCMKDLWRYSWKYFINLTGQEFPLKTNLQIVKILKALNGSNVVDTTTYGHYARRWYENLPPPNNIQPYKGLVFVIVSRGYVDYILHDPVAHKLLEWVSHTDFPDESYFSTLNHNPHLAVPGSYKGNPETNADVKPYIARFVNWGVGWIDSQGRYPFYWPCGGKRVRRVCIFGIKDLELLVNRRELFANKFILDFQPLALDCLEEWHFNMTLSEYAGKLTIDTTWYQSLDIVKNKVL
- the LOC106061498 gene encoding beta-1,3-galactosyl-O-glycosyl-glycoprotein beta-1,6-N-acetylglucosaminyltransferase-like isoform X2; its protein translation is MEIGAKDIIESEDKTYGTCIRPIRILQFHHYIRRSLVHRRAPKILLILLLALVSLYAIHSQLQQTEIIHVLHPGFPLIVYSEDSYPSVLEHDVIGKIPYQMQQDVALRFKHQPKPKSHFNLLSTDREPSCQALIKGDPEEINYALQYMDQTKDKPASIDLSVYIHAPEDCQNFIKSRGYITHALPEETDFPIAYSIMMYRDADQAERLLRAIYRPSNYYCIHVDAKADSSVQKAMLGVTKCLPHVFLASKQNIVDWAQFNSLEPWIYCMKDLWRYSWKYFINLTGQEFPLKTNLQIVKILKALNGSNVVDTTTYGHYARRWYENLPPPNNIQPYKGLVFVIVSRGYVDYILHDPVAHKLLEWVSHTDFPDESYFSTLNHNPHLAVPGSYKGNPETNADVKPYIARFVNWGVGWIDSQGRYPFYWPCGGKRVRRVCIFGIKDLELLVNRRELFANKFILDFQPLALDCLEEWHFNMTLSEYAGKLTIDTTWYQSLDIVKNKVL